The proteins below come from a single Sorghum bicolor cultivar BTx623 chromosome 4, Sorghum_bicolor_NCBIv3, whole genome shotgun sequence genomic window:
- the LOC110434590 gene encoding WW domain-binding protein 11-like: protein MDTYRKTHGNVPISEYVGYALANKGRASDPNNVYNPQDGPDAYTNTAAYEKMSAYATAARTRHGDDFDLTTEPLDTDLLMRTGGGKQHGRYMIAHSAINPATVPTLREVRQGSSSTSDVPIRPRQPSSVQQIAAMQSQLEELRTRQDELQEAHRRELAAALAARDEAHRRHMEAQQQHTQRQISDLVGYFQSIQSSTAPPLPASLFAPPPVPPPVPAPAGSPHQSWGSNPTPSPESGWQVTTYGHPSTQHTWPGAHPQHGHPGLSGSPPPRPGYSYPYPSVPGQAMWAPWADLSYLCGFVISVDFDMFHV, encoded by the exons ATGGACACATAt CGCAAGACCCACGGCAACGTGCCCATCAGCGAGTATGTTGGGTACGCCCTGGCTAACAAGGGGCGAGCGTCGGATCCGAACAACGTCTACAACCCACAGGACGGGCCCGATGCATACACCAACACTGCCGCCTACGAGAAGATGTCCGCGTACGCCACTGCAGCTCGCACGCGCCATGGGGATGACTTCGACCTTACCACCGAGCCACTGGACACGGACTTGCTCATGAGGACGGGAGGAGGGAAGCAGCACGGCCGGTACATGATTGCCCACAGCGCAATCAACCCGGCCACCGTACCCACGCTCCGCGAGGTTCGGCAGGGGAGCAGCTCGACCTCCGACGTCCCCATACGGCCTCGTCAGCCGAGCTCCGTGCAGCAGATAGCtgcgatgcag TCGCAGCTAGAGGAGTTGCGGACCAGGCAGGACGAGCTGCAGGAGGCTCATCGGCGAGAGCTGGCGGCCGCGCTGGCGGCCAGAGACGAGGCCCATCGGCGCCACATGgaggcacagcagcagcacACGCAGCGTCAGATCTCGGACCTAGTCGGATACTTCCAGTCCATCCAGAGCTCTACAGCTCCTCCGCTGCCTGCCTCGCTCTTCGCTCCACCCCCTGTTCCACCCCCTGTTCCTGCCCCTGCAGGTAGTCCG CATCAGTCGTGGGGTTCGAACCCGACCCCTTCTCCAGAGAGTGGGTGGCAGGTTACTACTTATGGCCACCCAAGTACGCAGCACACGTGGCCTGGTGCCCATCCGCAGCACGGCCACCCCGGGTTGTCCGGCAGCCCTCCTCCGCGCCCCGGGTACTCGTACCCGTACCCGTCGGTGCCAGGGCAGGCCATGTGGGCGCCGTGGGCAG ATTTGTCATATCTATGTGGATTTGTGATATCTGTGGACTTCGATATGTTTCATGTGTGA